Part of the Sulfurimonas denitrificans DSM 1251 genome is shown below.
TACTCCTTTGCCATGATAGATATAGACCATTTTAAAAAGTTTAATGATACTTATGGGCATGATACTGGTGATGAGGTTTTGAAAATGGTTGCCTCTAAATTAGCAGAAGTTGGCGGTGGCGGAAAAGCTTACAGATATGGAGGAGAGGAGTTTGTTGTGCTCTTCCCTTCACGAGAGTTAGATGAGTCATACAAAAGTACAGATATATTAAGAGAGATAATTTCAAAGAGCCCTTTTGTTGTTAGAAATAAGCAAAGCTCAAAAACTATATATATAAATATCTCATCTGGTGTGGTGCAAAAAACTTCTCAAGACAAAGACCCTTTTGCGGTTATGAAAAGAGCTGACAATGCTCTATATAAGGCTAAAAAAGCTGGAAGAAACCAAGTAGTAAAAGCATAAAGGAATTTTAATGCAAGCACATGATAGATTTTACAAAATAGACAAAGATTTTAGAAATCCCTATGCAAGAGATAGAGATAGAATTATTCACTCTAGTAGTTTTAGAAAACTTGAGTATAAAACTCAGGTATTTTTAAATCAAGAGGGTGATTTTTTCCGTACACGTCTCACACACTCTATAGAAGTTTCTCAAATAGCACGCTCAATTACTTCTCATTTAGGGCTTAATGAATCTTTAGCTGAAGCAATTGCGCTTGCACATGATTTAGGACATACACCTTTTGGGCATATTGGCGGAGATACGCTTGATGAGTGTTTAAAGGACGATGGTTTTAAAAATGGTTTTGATCATAATTTTCAAAGTTTTAGAGTTGTCTCTTCTTTAGAGAGACGTTATAAAAATTTTGATGGATTAAACCTTACCTTTGCTACATTGGAGGGGATACTTAAACACTCTTATCCATACAAAAAGAGCTTTTTGCCACCCTTTATTGATGAGAATTTCAATCTTGAGACACATCCGAGTATTGAAGCCATGGTAGTTGATAGAGCTGATGAGATAGCATATATAACTCATGATATTGATGATGGATTAAACTCTGGTTTGATACGTTTTGAGGATTTAAAAGAGAGCCCTTTAATAGAGGATATTCTACAAAAAGTTAAAGATGAGGGGATTGGAGAAGATGAAGATGAGATGTTTAGATACCGTTTTGTTTCACATCTAATCAATCATTTGGTTTACTCTCTTATATATTTCTCAAAAGATAAGATTGATAATAGTAAAATTTATAGTGCTTCGCTTTCAAGTAAAAGTGAATTACCAATAGGTTTCGAGCCAACATTAGAATCAGAGATAAAAAAACTAAAAAAACTTCTCTTTAAAAAGCTATATCAACATAAAGATATTATGATAAAAATGTATGCAGGTAAACAGGCTATAAAAGGCCTTTATATTGGATTACATGAAGAGCCTAAAATGATGCCAAAGTTTTATTTAGAACAGTTACAAAGCAGAAGTAAACATAGAGTAATAGCTGATTATATAGCTTCTATGAGTGATAGACACGCTTTGTCATTTTATAATGAGATGTATGGGAGATTGTAGTTTTGTTGTTGTGCTAGAGTAAAACACAGCCCGAAGGCTTATGTCTTATAGGCGTGATTCGTAACGTCTCATCATATAAAGACGCTTAAGCATTTTCTTACGAGATGCTATTAAGAACTTCTTACGTTTTTCAGTTTTCGTTTCATGGAAACGGCGAGCACGAGCTTCAGTAACGATTAAGTTACGATCAGTCTGCTTTTTGAAACGACGATAAGATGCATCAAAATTGTCATCACTACGTAGTACAATACCTGGCATATCACATCACCCACTTTCTTTAAAATTTGAACTGGAATTATATCATAAATAACTCCAGATGGTTTTATTTAGAAGGATTTATAAGAATATTACCTAAATTGATATATATCAATAACTATTTTTTTTAAATCGGATAAAATTTCTCTGATTTAAAAATTTAGAGCGTAATGCGCTCTTACCAAAGGAAACAAAAATGAAAAAAGTCATTTTAGCAATCACGATAATGTTAGGTGCCCTCCAAGCTGATAGCGTAGTTAAATACGATGTTCAAGAAACAAACACACCGATTAGCAAACCTAATCACCCAAATACAGATATTTATTAATATCTAAAATTTTATTTCTCCTTCTAAAATAGGTCTTACCGTGACCTATTTTAGTGACACTCCCTATAGTTTGACAACCTCCCTTTAACTAACATTTTTGTATAATTCAGACATGATTACCCAAGACTCCATAGAAGCCCTAAAGGCACGCCTTGATATTGTTGATGTTGTCGGCTCACATGTAGAGTTAAAAAAAACTGGCGCAAATTATAAAGCTCCATGCCCTTTTCATGATGAAAAAAGTGCCTCTTTTGTTGTAAGTCCCTCAAAGCAGATATATCACTGTTTTGGTTGCGGAGCTGGTGGCGATAGCATAAAATTTGTTATGGAGTTTGAAAAACTAAACTACCCAGAAGCACTTGAAAAACTGGCTTCAACATATAATTTTTCTCTATCTTACAGCGATAATAAAAGCACTAAATCTAGCTCAGGAATCATGCAAAAGATAGATTCATGGTATCACTATCTTTTTACAAAAAACCCTCAAGCCATCTCTTATATAAAAGAGCGCGGTATCTATGAGAGTAGCATAGAAAAATTTGGCATAGGTTATGCACCAGATTCAAATGCTACTATCTCATTCATAAAATCGCAACTCCTCAGCATGAATGAAGCCATAGAGATGGGTATTGTAGGAAATGATGGCTCAAGAGCGTATGCTAGATTTATAGAGCGTATCACATTTCCAATCCACTCTGCAAATGGAACTATTGTTGGGTTTGGAGGTAGAACGATAACTGGACATCAAGCAAAGTATGTCAACTCTCCAGAGACACCATATTTTAATAAATCTCGTCTTTTATATGCTTATCATCATGCAAAACAGACTATTCATAAAACAAAAGAGATAGTTATTACAGAAGGGTATCTCGATGTTATAATGCTCCATCAAGCGGGGTTTACAAATGCTGTAGCAACGCTTGGAACGGCACTTACATCAGAACATCTACCCATTTTGCGAAAAGGTGAGCCTAAAGTAATTATGGCTTATGATGGAGATAAAGCAGGGCGAGCAGCGGCTCTTAAAGCCTCGAAAATTCTTAGTGCAGGCGGATTTAATGGTGGAGTTGTTATATTTTCTGATGGATTAGATCCAGCAGATATGGTCAAAAACGGAGCAGTTGAAGAGCTCTCAAATATGTTTAGAGCGCCACAACCTTTTATAGAGTTTGTGCTTGATGAAATTCTATCACTCTATAATCTTAGAGACCCAAAAGCCAGAGAGCTCTGCATGCAAGATGCAATTGGATATCTTAAAACTCTCTCCGCAATGCTTCAAGAGGAGTATAAATCCTATTTAGCCTCAAGACTGGGGTTAAGCCCATCTTATATTAAGATAACGAACAAGAGTAACATAAATCAAAACCTCCCTTTTATCGATAAAAACCGTCATAGAGATATGTGGGAGTTAACTCTTATAAAAACAGTATTGGAGCATCCTGAATTTATTGATCAGATTTTAGATGTATTAGATCCATCGCTTTTAAAGTTTCACTCATCAGAGCTCTCTTTGGCGCTAAGGGGGGAGTTTTCTCATCCCCAACTTATGGCGATAGCTGTAGATGAGCAGATAAAAGCGTTAAATAGTGAGGATGCTCTTAGAGCGGAGTTAGTCTCATTTTTGATGAAGCATTATGAGAGAGAGTATAAGAAAGTAAATGTTCTCTCAGACATTACGTTTGAAGAAAAAGCTTTTTATATTCGTAAGTTTAAAGGGAAAATCGAACTCTTAAAAAGAGGCGAACTTGTAGCTTTTAAGAGCTAGGTGCATCTTTTGGCTTTCGCTCTTTTATAGATATCTTTCTTCCTACATTTTTTGGTGCTTCAATGCTTTCCTTGGGCTTTCCATCATATTTATGATTTCTCTCACCACTTTTGCCAGAGAATTTTGATTTGCCACTATCGTCTTTACCTAAAAATTTATTTGACTTTTTGCCTGATTTATCATATTTCTTTTCACCATCATATTTAGGCTTGTCAAATGGCTTACGCTCAGACTTTTCGCCATCTCTTGTTGGCTTATCCCATTTGGGTTTATCAAAAGGTTTGTGCTCAGGGCCTTGAGTATCATTTTTTGTTTTATCAAACTTAGGTTTATCCCATTTAGGTTTATCAAATGGTTTACGCTCAGCTCTTTGGCCATCTGTTTTAGGTTTATCATACTTTGGTTTTTCAAATGGTTTTCGCTCTGAACCCTCATTATCTCTTTTTGGCTTATCCCAGTTGGACTTATCATACTTTGGCTTGTCAAATGTTTTTTTATATTCTGTTTGTTTTTTACTATAAAGAGGCTTCTGTGGAGCATCTGGGTCAAATGCGTAAACACCTTTTTCTTTTTGCAGGGATTTTTGAGCTATTTTCATCTTTTCTTGAGGCGCATACTCATAGCCTAAAACGGTGTCTTGTCTAATGACTCTCTTAAGAATTGTCTCAATTGGGTAGAGATTTTTCTGTTCACTTATATCAAGAAGTATTATTGCACCCTCTTTTGCTCTTCGGAGTCTTGACATGTAAATCTCAGCTGAGGGTAAATCATAACTTATAAGAAGATCACACATCAAATCTGCTGCTTTTGTTAACTCATCATCAAGGGCAACGGTAACGTTTTTTGCCCCCGCTACCTCTTTTATAAGCTCCCTATCTTGCGAAGAAGCAACTAAAATATTTAAAGTGCTGTTTTGTTCTAGAAGAAGTGCAAGAAGAGATAGTTTTTTATCATTAGGACAAGGATGGATACGATGTTTATTGTGTTTTATGGTGATTTCATAGTTTGACATTGTTTGTCCTAAGAGGGTTTTTGAATATTAATTTGGCATTATATCTGAACATTGGAGGAAATTATGCTATTCTATGGTTATATTAAGCTTTGGTGTTTAACAAATCTTCTACAAAAACAATTAAAAATCAGGAAAATAATGTCATTTACAACACTAGGTTTATCAGCTCCTATACTAAAAGCTATCAAAGATCAGGGCTACACTAAGCCAACTCCAATCCAAAAACAAGCTATTCCAATTATCCTTAGTAAAAAAGATATTTTAGCAGGAGCACAGACGGGAACAGGTAAAACAGCTGGCTTTACGCTTCCACTTCTTGAGCTTTTAAGCAGAGATAAATCATCTACTAAAAAGAGAATCCGAGCTCTTATTTTAACCCCAACACGAGAGTTGGCGGCGCAAGTTGGAGAGAGTGTTTCTATTTATGGAAAATATCTCTCTTTTACTTCAACTATTATTTACGGTGGAGTAAGTATAAACCCTCAGTTAAGCGCTCTACGAAAAGGTGTTGATATAGTTATCGCAACTCCTGGAAGATTACTTGACCATCTCTCTCAAAAAAGCATAGATTTAAAGGATGTTGAGTTTTTGGTGCTTGATGAAGCAGATAGAATGCTTGATATGGGCTTTATAAATGATATAAAAAAAGTTTTGGCTGTTCTTCCAAAAAATAAACAGACACTTCTTTTTTCAGCTACATATTCAGATGAGATTAAAAAGCTCTCAGATCGTCTCTTAAATTCACCAGTTCTTATAGAAGTTGAACGTCCAAACAAAACAGCACAAAGCATAAAGCAGATAGTTTATCCAGTTGATAAAGAGCGTAAGCGTGAACTTTTGGTTCATCTTATAAAAGAGGGAAAATGGCAACAAGTCCTTGTCTTTACAAGAACGAAACATGGAGCAAATAAATTAAGTGCGCAACTTGAAAAAGATGGTATAAGCTCAAGCGCTATACATGGAAACAAGAGCCAAAATGCGAGAATGAAGGCTCTGCAAGAGTTTAAAGATGGCGATATAAGAGTTCTTGTTGCAACAGATATAGCAGCAAGAGGGATAGATATAGATCAACTTCCACATGTAATAAACTATGAACTTCCGAATGTGCCAGAGGATTATGTTCACAGAATAGGCAGAACAGGGCGTGCTGGAAGCAGTGGAGATGCGATATCTCTTGTTTGTATAGATGAGCATGAATATCTATCAAGCATAGAAAAACTTATAAAAACTGATATTCAAAAAGTTTGGTTAAAAGATTTTAAACCAGATCCAAGCATTAAAGCTGAGCCTATAAATCAGGGCGGTCAAAGAGGTTCGCATAAGAAAAGAAGATAAGTTGTGTATAATTTTATAATTTAAATTATCAATTTTACAAGGAGAGGGATGAAGGCAATTGCACTATTTAGCGGCGGATTAGACTCAACTTTGGCACTAAAACTAATAATAGATCAAGGTATTGAGGTTTTAGCTGTAAATATTAACACAGGTTTTGGAAGTACTAAAGATAGGCTAGAGCATATGCAAAATATGTGCGCTCAAGTCGGAGCAGAGCTAAAAATAATAGATATAGAGAGCGAATTTTTACAAGATGTGCTCTTTGATCCAAAACATGGTTATGGCAAAAATTTCAACCCATGTATCGATTGTCATGCAAAGATGTTTGCGGTTGCAAAAAGGGTTATGGAGAGCGAGGGAGCATCTTTTCTTATAAGCGGTGAGGTTTTAGGACAACGGCCAATGAGCCAAAACAGAGAGGCGATGCAGACAGTTTTAAATGAGAGCAATTGTGATGGACTGCTTTTGCGCCCACTCTCAGCAAAGGCCCTCTCTCCAACTATTGCAGAGATAAATGGTTGGGTAGATAGAGAAAAGCTAGAGGGTATCGTAGGCAGAAGCCGTGATAGACAGTTAGAGCTTGTAGCAGAGATAGGTTTAGAGGATTTTGAAAGCCCAGGTGGCGGATGTCTTTTAACTGATGAAAACTTTGCAAAAAAGATGTTTGATTTCATAAAATATGATAAGTTTGAAGTAAAAGATATTCCAGTTATGAAATTTGGACGCCATTTAAGACTCCCAGATGGTGCAAAGCTAGTTGTTGGAAGAAACAAAGATGAAAATCTTCATTTGCAAAACATAGAGAGTGAAAAATATCATCATGTTAAAACGGTAGCACTTCCTGGACCCCATTCACTGCTTAGTAAAAGCGCAACTAAAGAAGACAAAGAGTTGGCATCAAGGATAATTCTTACATATTGCAAAACAAAAGAGGATAACATGTACACTCTTTTATATGATGAGACAGAGGAGATGTATGCGACTCCATTTGATTCAAGAGATGAGTTGAAACCATATACCATTATGTAGTGTTTTAGGCTATACTTTATTATAAATTTTAATATATAGGAGAACGCATGGCGGGAGTACATTTTGGGTTTAACAATTTCAAACAACTTTTGGATTTAACTATTGGTTTAGTGCAGAGGATAGATGAGAATCGTGCCGAGAGTTTTACTATTCTTTATTGTGATTTTTCTGCTCTTGATCACTCTATTGTAAAGAGCTCGTTGGAGCATATTTTAAGAAATTCTGATGCAATTGTAAATGATAAAGCAGACTATTTTTTTGTACTCCCATATACAGATAAATATGGTGCTGAGATTGTAAAAAAAATGTTTATAGAGTTTTTTGCGGCAGATTTAAAAACGTATATGGTAAGTTACCCTATAGATGGCGAAAATTCAGAAGATTTAGTTTTTAGAATAAGGGATTATGCAACTCTTTATCATAAAAATGATTTAAATTGTTTGGATAGTTTTAATCGCTATTAGAGTTGATTTTTTTGTAAAATTCTATCGCATCTGATATCTTTTGTTCTTGATAAACTTTTTTATCGCACACTAATCTACATGTAACCTTTATATTTTTAGAGGCTTGTAGGTTCTGCTCACTCTTTTTTGTCTCATATACGGACAAATCCATATCCTTCACATTGAGAGTCTCAAAAGGGCTCCCAGCAATCAATAACAGTGGTAAAAACAGTAATAAATATTTCATGGTTAAAATTATAACTTAATAGTGGAATACTATGTGCTATTGATTCTAAAATCTTTAAATTAAAGACAAAGGAGAGTCAGTGGTTTTATTAGATATGAAAAACGCTAATGGTTCATCTTCATCCTCGCCTCTTAGTTTAGCTACTTTAAAAGAGAAGCCTACAATCTCGTTTTCAGAGCTTCTACGAGGAGCAAGTGAAACAAAAGATAAAAAAATAGTTCAAAATGGCTCACTTGTTTTAGCGCTTGTTAATGAAGAAAAAAGCATTAAGATGCCAAAGACATCATCAAAGACATCAACGCTTACATCTCTTTTGCAGACTCAAGATAAAGTAGTTGAAAAAAAAGAGAAAGAGCCATTGGAGTTAAATCCAAAACTCGTAGCTACACTAAGCAGTGCTGAGATGAAAACTCTTATGAGTGATGCAAAAAACTATCTAAAATCAAAAATTCTAGAGAGTGAAGGCTTTAAAAAATCTGAAATTAAGGAGCTTCCAACAACTTTAAAAGGGTTAGTTGAGGTTGCTAAAAAATTTGGTGTAGATATAAGTAAAATAACGCTTGAAGAGGTCAAAGAGCATGGTTTAGATAGCTCAAAAACTATAAAACAAGATACCAAAGAGCTACATGTAGATATTTTAAAAGATAAAAGAGAGGTAAAGGCAGAGGCACCAGAAGGTGCACTCAGTGAGAAAAAAGATTCAAAGACACCAGAGAGCTCAAAAGAGTTACTTCAGGATAAAAAAGAGCCAAAGACAGAGGTTCCAAAAGAGATAGTTCAAACGCCAAAAGAGAGTTTTGCAGATAAAAAAGCTCAACTACAAGAGACGCAAAAGCACCCTCAAACACTACAAAATAGTGAGGCAGTTTCAAAAATTATTTCTAATGAATTAAGAGCAGATGAAAAGCAGAGTGAAATTTTAAAAGAGATAAAATCAACGCCTCTTTTTAAAGCTCAAAATACTTTAGAGCATGCAACAACAGAGCAGATTGTTCAAGCAAAAGTAAATTCAACTTCACTAAAATCAGAGCAAAAAAGCCCAAAAGATAGAGCTGATGAGACATTAAAACTCTTGCTTAATGGGGAAAAATCATCAAAAGATGCACCATCACTAACAGCTGATTTCTCTGTAAAGAGTGCTACTGTAATTGCTCCAAGCTTAAGTGTAGAGAGTACAAAATCTCTAGAGAAACTTCTTCAAGGAGAATCTTTTGTATCAGAGCAGCCTTCTCAAGCACAAAAGACAGACTCTCTTGGTGCAAGTAAAGCAGATAGTTTTGAAGTAAAAATTAATGAAGCAAAACAGATGATTAGATATCTATCAGATGATATAAGAAATGCTATTAATGATTACAAATCTCCATTTACAAGAGTTAAAGTGCAATTAAATCCACAACATTTAGGAGAAGTTGATTTAACAGTTGTTCAAAGAGGAAAAAACTTACATGTAAGCATAAGCTCAAACAACACAGCTATAAATGCGCTCTCTATGAATGTAAATGAGCTAAAGACACAGTTAGTTAATAGTGGAATAAATAGTGCTACCTTTAACTTTAATAGTAGTTCACAAAATGGTGATAACTCATCTGGGGCATTTCAACAACAGAGACAAAACGAACAAAAAGCCCACGCAGAGTATAGCCATTTTGAGAGTGAAGAGGCACATGAAGAGATATTAAGCTCTTTAGAGATTATCGTTCCACGATACATATAAATTAAATATCTGATATGAATGCGTCAAACTCAAGTGCATTGACGCCAAGCATAGCAAAAGGGAGTTGTTCCTTTTGTAAACAAATGAATAAAAAAGGATAAATTATGGCAATCACATCAACAGGCTTAAATGCTGCAACACATGCAGAATCAGCAGCAGCAAATGCAGCAAAGGATAAAACAGCTTTAGGCAAAGATGACTTTATGAAATTACTATTGGTAGAGCTTCAACATCAAGATCCAACAGAGCCAATGGATAGTGAAAAAATCTTAAGTCAAACTTCACAGCTAGCTACGCTTGAGGCATCTGAAAATACCAATAAAGCTCTCTCTGAGTTAGCAGCTTCTATGAGCGCTTCACAACAATTTAGTACTGTCTCTGCAATTGGAAAAACAGCAGATTTGGGGAGTAATGCTATAACACTAGATAAGGGAACAAATACGAAATTTGAGATGTATTTTCCAGATGCTATAAGTAATGGAACAGTTCAAATCCTTGATGTTAATGGAAATACTATAAAAACATTAGATGTTGGAACAAATCCAAAAGGTGTCTATGGGTTTACATGGGATGGAACAAATGCAAACGGTGGAGCAGTTGATAGTGGAATATATTATGCAACAGCTTCTTATACAAATCCAGATGGAGCGGCACTTAAGACTAGAGTGGGCGCTTA
Proteins encoded:
- a CDS encoding flagellar hook-length control protein FliK, which translates into the protein MVLLDMKNANGSSSSSPLSLATLKEKPTISFSELLRGASETKDKKIVQNGSLVLALVNEEKSIKMPKTSSKTSTLTSLLQTQDKVVEKKEKEPLELNPKLVATLSSAEMKTLMSDAKNYLKSKILESEGFKKSEIKELPTTLKGLVEVAKKFGVDISKITLEEVKEHGLDSSKTIKQDTKELHVDILKDKREVKAEAPEGALSEKKDSKTPESSKELLQDKKEPKTEVPKEIVQTPKESFADKKAQLQETQKHPQTLQNSEAVSKIISNELRADEKQSEILKEIKSTPLFKAQNTLEHATTEQIVQAKVNSTSLKSEQKSPKDRADETLKLLLNGEKSSKDAPSLTADFSVKSATVIAPSLSVESTKSLEKLLQGESFVSEQPSQAQKTDSLGASKADSFEVKINEAKQMIRYLSDDIRNAINDYKSPFTRVKVQLNPQHLGEVDLTVVQRGKNLHVSISSNNTAINALSMNVNELKTQLVNSGINSATFNFNSSSQNGDNSSGAFQQQRQNEQKAHAEYSHFESEEAHEEILSSLEIIVPRYI
- the dnaG gene encoding DNA primase, with product MITQDSIEALKARLDIVDVVGSHVELKKTGANYKAPCPFHDEKSASFVVSPSKQIYHCFGCGAGGDSIKFVMEFEKLNYPEALEKLASTYNFSLSYSDNKSTKSSSGIMQKIDSWYHYLFTKNPQAISYIKERGIYESSIEKFGIGYAPDSNATISFIKSQLLSMNEAIEMGIVGNDGSRAYARFIERITFPIHSANGTIVGFGGRTITGHQAKYVNSPETPYFNKSRLLYAYHHAKQTIHKTKEIVITEGYLDVIMLHQAGFTNAVATLGTALTSEHLPILRKGEPKVIMAYDGDKAGRAAALKASKILSAGGFNGGVVIFSDGLDPADMVKNGAVEELSNMFRAPQPFIEFVLDEILSLYNLRDPKARELCMQDAIGYLKTLSAMLQEEYKSYLASRLGLSPSYIKITNKSNINQNLPFIDKNRHRDMWELTLIKTVLEHPEFIDQILDVLDPSLLKFHSSELSLALRGEFSHPQLMAIAVDEQIKALNSEDALRAELVSFLMKHYEREYKKVNVLSDITFEEKAFYIRKFKGKIELLKRGELVAFKS
- a CDS encoding FlgD immunoglobulin-like domain containing protein, yielding MAITSTGLNAATHAESAAANAAKDKTALGKDDFMKLLLVELQHQDPTEPMDSEKILSQTSQLATLEASENTNKALSELAASMSASQQFSTVSAIGKTADLGSNAITLDKGTNTKFEMYFPDAISNGTVQILDVNGNTIKTLDVGTNPKGVYGFTWDGTNANGGAVDSGIYYATASYTNPDGAALKTRVGAYPIESVRFDKGETFLKLGSNYVPLANVKEVY
- a CDS encoding argininosuccinate synthase domain-containing protein — protein: MKAIALFSGGLDSTLALKLIIDQGIEVLAVNINTGFGSTKDRLEHMQNMCAQVGAELKIIDIESEFLQDVLFDPKHGYGKNFNPCIDCHAKMFAVAKRVMESEGASFLISGEVLGQRPMSQNREAMQTVLNESNCDGLLLRPLSAKALSPTIAEINGWVDREKLEGIVGRSRDRQLELVAEIGLEDFESPGGGCLLTDENFAKKMFDFIKYDKFEVKDIPVMKFGRHLRLPDGAKLVVGRNKDENLHLQNIESEKYHHVKTVALPGPHSLLSKSATKEDKELASRIILTYCKTKEDNMYTLLYDETEEMYATPFDSRDELKPYTIM
- the rpsU gene encoding 30S ribosomal protein S21: MPGIVLRSDDNFDASYRRFKKQTDRNLIVTEARARRFHETKTEKRKKFLIASRKKMLKRLYMMRRYESRL
- a CDS encoding DEAD/DEAH box helicase; the protein is MSFTTLGLSAPILKAIKDQGYTKPTPIQKQAIPIILSKKDILAGAQTGTGKTAGFTLPLLELLSRDKSSTKKRIRALILTPTRELAAQVGESVSIYGKYLSFTSTIIYGGVSINPQLSALRKGVDIVIATPGRLLDHLSQKSIDLKDVEFLVLDEADRMLDMGFINDIKKVLAVLPKNKQTLLFSATYSDEIKKLSDRLLNSPVLIEVERPNKTAQSIKQIVYPVDKERKRELLVHLIKEGKWQQVLVFTRTKHGANKLSAQLEKDGISSSAIHGNKSQNARMKALQEFKDGDIRVLVATDIAARGIDIDQLPHVINYELPNVPEDYVHRIGRTGRAGSSGDAISLVCIDEHEYLSSIEKLIKTDIQKVWLKDFKPDPSIKAEPINQGGQRGSHKKRR
- a CDS encoding deoxyguanosinetriphosphate triphosphohydrolase family protein, with product MQAHDRFYKIDKDFRNPYARDRDRIIHSSSFRKLEYKTQVFLNQEGDFFRTRLTHSIEVSQIARSITSHLGLNESLAEAIALAHDLGHTPFGHIGGDTLDECLKDDGFKNGFDHNFQSFRVVSSLERRYKNFDGLNLTFATLEGILKHSYPYKKSFLPPFIDENFNLETHPSIEAMVVDRADEIAYITHDIDDGLNSGLIRFEDLKESPLIEDILQKVKDEGIGEDEDEMFRYRFVSHLINHLVYSLIYFSKDKIDNSKIYSASLSSKSELPIGFEPTLESEIKKLKKLLFKKLYQHKDIMIKMYAGKQAIKGLYIGLHEEPKMMPKFYLEQLQSRSKHRVIADYIASMSDRHALSFYNEMYGRL